In a genomic window of Streptococcus mitis NCTC 12261:
- a CDS encoding metallophosphoesterase family protein → MKHKIAILSDIHGNATALEAVIADAKNQGVSEYWLLGDIFLPGPGASDLVALLKDLPITASVRGNWDDCVLEALDGEYGLEHPQEIQSMRMTQFLMERMDPATIVWLRSLPLLEKKEVAGLRFSISHNLPDKNYGGDLLVGNDTEKFDQLLDEETDVAVYGHVHKQLLRYGSQGQQIINPGSIGMPYFNWEALKNHRAQYAVIEVEDGELVNILFRKVAYDYEAELELAKFKGLPFIEMYEELRREDNYQGHNLKLLANLIEKHGYVEDVKNFLEAIKSEYKMD, encoded by the coding sequence ATGAAACATAAAATCGCAATTTTATCAGATATTCATGGAAATGCGACGGCTTTAGAAGCAGTGATTGCAGATGCTAAAAATCAAGGAGTCAGTGAATACTGGCTTCTGGGAGATATTTTTCTTCCCGGTCCAGGTGCAAGTGACTTGGTAGCCCTGCTAAAGGACCTTCCTATCACAGCCAGTGTTCGAGGCAATTGGGATGATTGTGTCCTTGAGGCCTTGGATGGTGAATATGGTTTGGAACATCCACAAGAAATCCAGTCAATGCGAATGACCCAGTTTTTGATGGAGCGAATGGATCCTGCAACGATTGTCTGGTTACGAAGCTTGCCTTTGCTGGAAAAGAAAGAGGTTGCTGGGTTGCGCTTTTCTATCTCTCATAATTTACCTGACAAAAATTATGGGGGTGACTTGTTGGTTGGGAATGATACAGAAAAATTTGACCAACTGCTAGATGAGGAAACGGACGTGGCAGTCTATGGTCATGTCCACAAGCAGTTGCTTCGTTACGGCAGTCAAGGGCAACAAATCATCAATCCAGGGTCGATTGGCATGCCCTATTTTAATTGGGAGGCGTTAAAAAATCACCGTGCCCAGTATGCCGTGATAGAAGTTGAAGATGGGGAATTGGTAAATATCCTATTTCGTAAAGTCGCTTATGACTATGAAGCGGAGTTGGAGTTGGCCAAATTCAAGGGGCTTCCTTTTATCGAAATGTATGAAGAGCTACGACGAGAAGACAACTATCAGGGGCACAATCTGAAACTCTTAGCCAATTTAATAGAAAAGCATGGGTATGTAGAGGATGTGAAGAATTTCTTGGAGGCTATAAAGTCAGAATATAAGATGGACTAG
- the uvrC gene encoding excinuclease ABC subunit UvrC, producing the protein MNNLIKSKLELLPTSPGCYIHKDKNGTIIYVGKAKNLRNRVRSYFRGSHDTKTEALVSEIVDFEFIVTESNIEALLLEINLIKENKPKYNIMLKDDKSYPFIKITNERYPRLIITRQVKKDGGLYFGPYPDVGAANEIKRLLDRIFPFRKCTNPPYKVCFYYHIGQCMAHTICKKDESYFKSMAQEVSDFLKGQDDKIIDDLKGKMATAAQSMEFERAAEYRDLIQAIGTLRTKQRVMAKDLQNRDVFGYYVDKGWMCVQVFFVRQGKLIERDVNLFPYYNDPDEDFLTYVGQFYQEKSHLVPNEVLIPQDIDEEAVKVLVDTKILKPQRGEKKQLVNLAIKNARVSLEQKFNLLEKSVEKTQGAIENLGRLLQIPTPVRIESFDNSNIMGTSPVSAMVVFVNGKPSKKDYRKYKIKTVVGPDDYASMREVIRRRYGRVQRDGLTPPDLIVIDGGQGQVNIAKQVIQEELGLDIPIAGLQKNDKHQTHELLFGDPLEVVELSRNSQEFFLLQRIQDEVHRFAITFHRQLRSKNSFSSQLDGIEGLGPKRKQNLMKHFKSLTKIKEASVDEIVDVGVPRAVAEAVQRKLNPQEAVELAQVAEERVDYQTEGNHNET; encoded by the coding sequence CTATTTTCGTGGAAGTCATGATACCAAGACGGAAGCTCTGGTGTCTGAAATTGTAGATTTTGAATTTATTGTTACGGAGTCTAATATTGAGGCACTTCTCCTAGAAATTAATCTGATCAAGGAAAATAAGCCTAAATACAATATCATGCTCAAGGATGATAAGTCTTATCCTTTCATCAAAATCACTAATGAGCGCTATCCTCGTTTAATTATCACCCGTCAGGTCAAGAAGGACGGCGGTCTCTACTTTGGACCTTATCCAGATGTGGGGGCAGCCAATGAAATCAAGCGGCTGCTGGATCGAATTTTCCCTTTTAGAAAGTGTACCAATCCACCGTATAAGGTCTGTTTTTACTACCATATCGGCCAATGCATGGCCCACACTATCTGTAAGAAGGATGAGTCCTACTTCAAGTCTATGGCTCAGGAGGTTTCTGATTTCCTAAAAGGGCAGGATGACAAAATCATTGATGACCTCAAGGGCAAAATGGCAACGGCAGCCCAGTCTATGGAGTTTGAACGTGCGGCAGAATACCGTGACCTGATTCAGGCTATTGGAACGCTTCGAACCAAGCAACGGGTCATGGCTAAGGATCTCCAGAATCGTGATGTCTTTGGCTACTATGTGGACAAGGGTTGGATGTGTGTGCAGGTTTTCTTTGTCCGTCAGGGAAAACTCATTGAACGTGACGTCAATCTATTCCCCTACTACAATGATCCGGATGAGGATTTTCTAACCTATGTAGGACAATTCTATCAAGAAAAATCTCATCTAGTTCCCAATGAGGTGCTGATTCCGCAGGATATTGACGAAGAAGCTGTCAAGGTCTTGGTGGATACCAAGATTCTCAAACCCCAGCGTGGAGAGAAAAAGCAACTAGTCAATTTGGCTATAAAGAATGCTCGAGTCAGTCTAGAGCAGAAGTTCAATTTGTTAGAAAAATCTGTCGAAAAGACCCAAGGAGCTATTGAAAATCTAGGTCGTTTGCTCCAAATTCCCACCCCAGTTCGCATCGAGTCCTTCGATAACTCCAACATCATGGGAACTAGTCCTGTTTCAGCCATGGTGGTCTTTGTCAACGGAAAACCTAGTAAGAAGGATTACCGTAAGTATAAAATCAAGACTGTCGTCGGGCCAGACGACTATGCTAGTATGCGAGAGGTCATTCGCAGGCGCTATGGTCGAGTACAGCGTGACGGTTTGACTCCTCCAGATTTGATTGTGATTGATGGGGGACAAGGTCAAGTCAATATTGCCAAGCAAGTCATTCAAGAGGAGCTGGGCTTGGATATTCCCATTGCAGGTCTGCAAAAGAATGATAAGCACCAAACCCATGAATTGCTCTTTGGAGATCCGCTTGAGGTGGTGGAGTTATCTCGCAATTCTCAGGAATTTTTCCTCCTCCAACGTATACAAGATGAGGTCCACCGCTTTGCTATAACTTTCCATCGCCAACTGCGCTCGAAAAATTCTTTTTCATCACAACTGGATGGAATTGAAGGGCTGGGACCTAAACGCAAGCAGAATCTCATGAAGCATTTCAAGTCTCTAACAAAAATCAAGGAAGCCAGTGTGGATGAGATTGTCGATGTTGGAGTACCTAGAGCTGTTGCAGAGGCTGTGCAGAGGAAGTTGAACCCGCAGGAAGCAGTGGAATTAGCTCAAGTGGCGGAAGAAAGAGTAGATTACCAAACGGAAGGAAACCACAATGAAACATAA